A genome region from Drosophila simulans strain w501 chromosome 2R, Prin_Dsim_3.1, whole genome shotgun sequence includes the following:
- the LOC6734492 gene encoding uncharacterized protein LOC6734492, whose amino-acid sequence MFKFVLIASLLVALCMAAPPREESDAERQEREEYEKYQNENAQYSFNSKVDDKINDGQITRTEERDGGTVRGSYSYFDGFVKRRVEYVADKDGYRVIKDEMEDIGDGPRFNPEGTADVEGSLIGKYSIKLDKDDDEKHYKDIHA is encoded by the exons ATGTTCAAATTCGTGTTGATCGCCAGCCTGCTAGTCGCCCTCTGCATGGCAGCTCCTCCC cgcGAGGAGTCCGATGCCGAAAGGCAAGAGAGGGAGGAGTACGAGAAGTATCAGAATGAGAACGCCCAGTACTCGTTCAATTCGAAAGTGGATGATAAGATTAACGATGGACAAATCACCCGTACCGAGGAGCGCGACGGAGGCACTGTTCGTGGTTCCTACAGCTACTTTGATGGTTTCGTGAAGCGCCGTGTTGAGTACGTCGCCGATAAGGATGGCTACAGGGTGATCAAGGACGAGATGGAGGATATCGGCGATGGTCCACGGTTCAATCCCGAAGGCACCGCCGACGTGGAGGGCTCTCTGATCGGCAAATACTCCATCAAACTGGATAAGGACGACGATGAGAAGCACTACAAGGACATTCATGCCTAG
- the LOC6734493 gene encoding uncharacterized protein LOC6734493, whose translation MVKLGFLSLLIAACVVAAFAAGDCPSSSKVQNCTPKCLHDSECSAIGGKCCPNLCNGRSCAQPNVLGNSGADKSPFGSKNSGATGSYCGNVKCGSFEKCEMDRSTKRPKCVRS comes from the exons ATGG TTAAGCTCGGCTTTCTTTCACTGTTAATTGCTGCCTGTGTGGTTGCTGCCTTTGCTGCGGGTG ATTGTCCTTCATCCAGCAAGGTTCAGAACTGTACCCCAAAATGCCTGCATGACAGCGAGTGCAGCGCCATCGGCGGAAAATGCTGTCCGAATTTGTGCAACGGTCGCAGCTGTGCTCAACCGAATGTCCTGGGAAATTCCGGTGCCGATAAATCGCCCTTCGGCAGCAAGAACT CTGGAGCTACTGGCAGCTATTGCGGCAATGTCAAGTGCGGCAGCTTTgagaaatgcgaaatggaTCGCAGCACCAAGCGACCCAAGTGCGTGAGATCGTGA